Within Butyrivibrio fibrisolvens, the genomic segment GCCATAGCTATAGAGCAGTCTGCATCTTTCATGGCTAGAATATCATTAACACCGTCACCTGTCATTGCCACCTTGTGTCCGGCCTTTTGAAGTGCCTTTACAAGTTTCTGCTTCTGTTCTGGCTGTACACGACCAAATACAGTGTACTTTACAGCCGCTTCACTAAGCTTCTCATCGTCAAGAGGTCGAACATCTACATATTTCTCGGCGCCCTGTATCCCGGCCTGTCTTGCAACTTCCGAGACTGTCACAGGATTATCACCAGATATAACTTTTACTTCTACGCTTTGCTTCTTAAAATAAGCAAAAGTTTCTGCAGCATTCTCACGAAGGGGATTCTGCAGTAGGACAAACATCACAGGAGTTACCTTGCCGCCGGCTGTACCATTTTCAGGAACAGGGACACTGCTTTCATTTTCACAATACTCAGCAAAAACAATTACGCGAAGTCCCTTGCAGGCATATTCATTTACAAGACCTTTGTATTTGTCATAATCTTTTTGAAGGATAATGTCAGGAGCACCAAGAACATATGTCTTATCATTGAACTGTACACCTGAATACTTCCTTACAGATGAAAAAGGCAGATTAGATACACAATCTCCTGAGCCCATAGACGGAAAATAGTCTGCCAGCGCCTTCATGGTCATATTATCATCAGGAAGCGCCTCTATGTACTCAGACATACGAATACGATCACCGGTCTGTTCCTGTTCACTTCTGCCCTCTGCAGGTATAATGTCACAGACAAGCATCGAGTTATCTGTAATAGTACCGGTTTTATCAACACAGAGAATATCTACTCTGGCAAGTGTCTCTGTACTCTTCATATCATGAAGCATAACCTGATTCATACCAAGTCTTACTGCACTCATGGCAAGAGCCAGACTCACAAGAAGGTACATACCCTCAGGGATCATTCCAATAACAGCAGCCACCATGGAAACTATACTTTCGCTAAAATCATTGCCTAGCGAAAGGCTCTGCCACACAAGTGTGATACCAACAGGAATAATGGCAATACCAGAAAAGATGACTATCCTGTTAATGGATTTGATCATCTCAGACTGCTCGCCGCCTTCCATCTTCTTGGCTTTCAAGGTCAGCTGTGAGATATAGGACTTCTCACCCACTCTGATAAGGCGGGCATAGCAAAGTCCGTTCACAACAAAGCTACCACTCATCAGCTCACTGTCAACTTTTTTGTTGATCTCATCAGCTTCACCGGTAAGCAGCGCCTCATTAACATTGACTTCTCCGGATATAACAACCGCATCAGCAGGAATCTGATTCCCACTTCTTAGTACGATAACATCATCTATTACAAGATTCTGTATCGGAACTGTGATCTCTTCACCATCTCTTATAACCTGGCATGTGGGAGCATTCAAGACAGAAAGGTTATCGAGAACCTTTTTAGCTTTAAGCTCCTGAAAAATACCGATCAGAGTATTGGCAATAACAACCGGCAAAAAAGTCAAAGACCTATACGAGCCGGCGATTATAAGTAAAACCGCCAGCACCGTAAAGATCAAGTTAAAGTATGTAAATATATTTTCTCTTAAGATATCCTTCGTAGACTTCTGAGCATTATCTATCTGTGTATTGCCATAGCCTCGAATATATCTGTCCTGCGCCTGTTGCGCAGTAAGTCCTGTCATAAATAGCCTTTCAGGCAAGTAAACTCCTTACTTTGCCGTATGATGAATATTTCGGATCGGAATATTAGCATATAATGCCGGTACACTGTTAGCTCCGGTTTCATCCGTCTCCATCTGAGTAATATGAATATCCAGCTGATCTTTATCTACCTCAGCATATTTGGAAAGTACTTCAAGGATATCGCTTTTAATACGCTCCATTATTTCAGGTGAGCAATTAGCACGATCAGAGACAAGAACCATTTTAAGCCTGTCTTTTGCTACGTCACCTGAACTTTTTCTTTTGAACAAATCTGACAGTTTCATTGTACGTCTCCCCTTCCACCTGGTAGTTTATTATTTGCTGAATAATCTGCTGAAAAATCCTTTTTTAGACTCAAGATCCAGGAAAGGAACCTGCTCTCCATTAAGGCGTCTGCAGATATTCATATATGCCTGACCTGCAAGTGATTTACCATTACCTGCAAGAGGAATACCTCTGTTAGTAGCAACTACTACGTCTTCGTCATCAGGAACGATTCCGAGAAGATTAACTGCAAGAACTTCTACGACGTCGTCAGCACTCATCATATCGCCACGCTTTACCATATCAGGTCTGAGTCTGTTAACGATAAGCTGAGAATCTTTCATCTCATTGGCCTCTAAAAGACCTATGATTCTGTCTGCATCACGTACAGCTGATACCTCAGGAGTTGTAACAACAACTGCCTTGTCAGCACCTGCAATGGCATTCTTGAATCCCTGTTCTATACCTGCAGGACAGTCAATGATAACATAATCAAACTGCTCTTTAAGCTCTGCTGTAAGCTTTTTCATCTGTTCTTCATTAACTGCATTTTTATCTCTCTGCTGTGCAGCTGCAATAAGATACAGATTTGAATTATCCTTATT encodes:
- a CDS encoding cation-translocating P-type ATPase gives rise to the protein MTGLTAQQAQDRYIRGYGNTQIDNAQKSTKDILRENIFTYFNLIFTVLAVLLIIAGSYRSLTFLPVVIANTLIGIFQELKAKKVLDNLSVLNAPTCQVIRDGEEITVPIQNLVIDDVIVLRSGNQIPADAVVISGEVNVNEALLTGEADEINKKVDSELMSGSFVVNGLCYARLIRVGEKSYISQLTLKAKKMEGGEQSEMIKSINRIVIFSGIAIIPVGITLVWQSLSLGNDFSESIVSMVAAVIGMIPEGMYLLVSLALAMSAVRLGMNQVMLHDMKSTETLARVDILCVDKTGTITDNSMLVCDIIPAEGRSEQEQTGDRIRMSEYIEALPDDNMTMKALADYFPSMGSGDCVSNLPFSSVRKYSGVQFNDKTYVLGAPDIILQKDYDKYKGLVNEYACKGLRVIVFAEYCENESSVPVPENGTAGGKVTPVMFVLLQNPLRENAAETFAYFKKQSVEVKVISGDNPVTVSEVARQAGIQGAEKYVDVRPLDDEKLSEAAVKYTVFGRVQPEQKQKLVKALQKAGHKVAMTGDGVNDILAMKDADCSIAMAAGSEAAMQAAQVVLLDSDFSHMKQIVSEGRRDINNITRSATLFLVKNIFSLLLSIFAIVSLMTYPLQASQVTFISMFNIGIPAFFFALEDNTKKSSGSFMVHVLMKALPAAITDFLAIAALVLFGETFGVSTEDISVAATFVMTIVGFMILINISSPMNKFRTRVILGCIIGMIFAAVVFSDLFAITYVSKECIMLFVLFVIATEPCMRYLTMLCEWIENKLKNRKRKSK
- the minE gene encoding cell division topological specificity factor MinE, encoding MKLSDLFKRKSSGDVAKDRLKMVLVSDRANCSPEIMERIKSDILEVLSKYAEVDKDQLDIHITQMETDETGANSVPALYANIPIRNIHHTAK
- the minD gene encoding septum site-determining protein MinD, which translates into the protein MGEVIVVTSGKGGVGKTTTTANLGTGLSLLNKKVVLVDTDIGLRNLDVVLGLENRIVYNLVDVVEGNCKLAQALIKNKDNSNLYLIAAAQQRDKNAVNEEQMKKLTAELKEQFDYVIIDCPAGIEQGFKNAIAGADKAVVVTTPEVSAVRDADRIIGLLEANEMKDSQLIVNRLRPDMVKRGDMMSADDVVEVLAVNLLGIVPDDEDVVVATNRGIPLAGNGKSLAGQAYMNICRRLNGEQVPFLDLESKKGFFSRLFSK